Proteins encoded together in one Chitinophaga sp. LS1 window:
- a CDS encoding class I SAM-dependent methyltransferase, translating into MTEFWEKSFNEKQEMWGFEPAQSAILTKELFLQQGVKKVLIPGYGYGRNAEIFRENGMDVTGIEISQTAIDMARKHYGTAMTIYHGSVTEMPFDKEKYDGVFCYALIHLLDGSERAKLIRDCYEQLEPGGYMVFTVISKAAPTYGQGTWLSEDRYEMFGGVNMYFYDRESIQAEFGNAGLYEVNEVTENYPFYLIKCKKS; encoded by the coding sequence ATGACAGAATTCTGGGAAAAGAGTTTTAATGAAAAGCAGGAGATGTGGGGCTTTGAGCCTGCTCAATCGGCTATATTGACAAAGGAACTCTTCCTGCAGCAAGGGGTGAAAAAAGTGTTGATACCTGGGTATGGTTATGGCCGGAATGCGGAGATCTTCAGGGAGAATGGGATGGATGTGACGGGGATTGAGATCTCCCAGACTGCCATTGATATGGCGCGCAAACATTATGGAACGGCCATGACGATTTATCATGGTTCTGTTACGGAGATGCCGTTTGATAAAGAGAAATATGACGGGGTATTTTGTTATGCACTGATTCATTTACTGGATGGTAGTGAGCGGGCGAAATTGATCCGGGATTGTTATGAACAGCTGGAACCGGGTGGGTATATGGTGTTTACGGTGATTTCGAAAGCTGCGCCTACTTATGGGCAGGGTACCTGGTTGAGTGAGGATCGATATGAAATGTTTGGTGGGGTGAATATGTACTTTTATGATAGAGAGTCTATTCAGGCGGAATTTGGGAATGCGGGATTGTATGAAGTCAATGAGGTGACGGAGAACTATCCGTTTTACCTGATAAAGTGTAAGAAATCATAG
- a CDS encoding YcxB family protein: MTSFSHTSKISPAAYIKFLYAQFYKKPTILVLYLFAFYFLTRIINDTAGIPSFEFYFIIFSVIFPSLMIYITLKKPGVKRYVYAPLQYTFTDEAILIQGEDFKTELKWSAIRNVKVMKHLLFFKTTRTNGTLFDKDLLTPEQLVFIQSKIAA; encoded by the coding sequence ATGACGTCTTTTTCACATACTTCTAAAATATCCCCTGCAGCCTACATAAAATTCCTCTATGCCCAATTCTATAAAAAGCCAACGATCCTCGTTCTCTACCTCTTTGCTTTCTACTTTCTGACCCGTATCATAAATGATACCGCTGGTATCCCTTCATTTGAGTTTTATTTTATCATTTTCAGCGTTATTTTCCCTAGTTTGATGATATACATCACTTTGAAGAAACCAGGCGTAAAAAGGTACGTTTACGCCCCATTACAATATACCTTTACTGACGAAGCCATACTTATCCAGGGCGAAGACTTCAAAACCGAATTAAAATGGTCTGCCATCCGTAATGTGAAGGTAATGAAGCACCTTCTTTTCTTCAAAACAACAAGAACCAATGGTACCCTTTTCGATAAAGACCTGCTCACTCCCGAACAATTGGTATTTATCCAATCCAAAATAGCTGCTTAA
- a CDS encoding MFS transporter encodes MKGKLYLLGLGVLGITTTEFSVIGILPQLAAAFRIGTDRAGWLLSAFALVIALFGPFMVLLFSGLNRKHAMVMVLGVFAVSTFLSACTHNFYVLLCLRMLPAFLHPVFWSIALTIAIKSVPEQEAPRAAGIVFGGFTIASVLGVPLTAYMATLFSWKAAFLLCGGVNVLSMLGLWVLMPSMPVGVRQSYGAQLAVLKSVRMWRQFVLACLMIAAMYATYGYFSVYLKEVTGMNEMWISVMLLLFGVVGIGGNWLSGRLLSRSMEKTTLGFILLLGGVLGLVYFFGGSIYAMVGLVLLWGFVHTGGFLISNMNVISSAPEAPEFISSVFTSCGNLAVTIGTTAGGMVIVHGGVHAVVWVSLGLLGGAFLVGVYSNKRRTSVEQASKNTRSGFEEHSNSIRRTLEQHSNNTRSGFEQHSKKLYN; translated from the coding sequence ATGAAAGGGAAATTATATCTATTAGGATTGGGGGTATTGGGGATCACTACTACGGAGTTTAGTGTGATCGGGATATTACCGCAATTAGCAGCGGCATTCAGGATAGGAACGGATAGGGCTGGGTGGTTATTGAGTGCGTTTGCATTGGTGATTGCATTGTTTGGGCCGTTTATGGTGTTGTTATTTTCGGGGTTGAATCGTAAGCATGCGATGGTGATGGTATTAGGTGTGTTTGCAGTATCCACATTTTTGTCGGCATGTACGCATAACTTTTATGTTTTGTTGTGTTTGCGGATGTTGCCGGCGTTTTTGCATCCGGTGTTTTGGTCGATTGCATTGACGATCGCGATTAAAAGTGTGCCGGAGCAAGAAGCGCCGAGGGCGGCGGGGATTGTGTTTGGTGGGTTTACGATAGCGAGTGTGTTGGGCGTACCGCTGACTGCTTACATGGCTACTTTGTTTAGCTGGAAGGCAGCGTTTTTGTTGTGTGGAGGTGTGAATGTGTTGTCGATGTTGGGTTTGTGGGTGTTGATGCCTTCTATGCCGGTGGGTGTCAGGCAATCGTATGGCGCACAACTGGCCGTGTTAAAGAGTGTGAGGATGTGGAGACAGTTTGTATTGGCTTGTTTGATGATAGCGGCGATGTATGCGACCTATGGGTATTTTTCTGTGTATTTGAAGGAAGTGACGGGAATGAATGAAATGTGGATAAGTGTGATGTTGTTGTTATTTGGTGTGGTGGGGATTGGGGGGAACTGGCTTTCCGGAAGGTTATTGAGTAGGAGTATGGAGAAGACTACCTTAGGGTTTATTCTTTTGTTAGGGGGTGTGTTGGGGTTGGTTTATTTTTTCGGAGGGAGTATTTATGCGATGGTGGGGTTGGTGTTGTTATGGGGATTTGTGCATACGGGGGGATTTTTAATATCGAATATGAATGTGATATCGTCGGCACCGGAGGCGCCGGAGTTTATAAGTAGTGTATTTACTTCCTGTGGCAATCTGGCAGTCACGATCGGTACGACGGCAGGCGGTATGGTGATTGTCCATGGAGGGGTACATGCGGTGGTTTGGGTGAGTTTGGGGTTGTTAGGCGGGGCGTTTTTGGTAGGGGTTTATTCGAACAAGCGTCGAACAAGCGTCGAACAAGCGTCGAAGAACACTCGAAGCGGATTCGAAGAACACTCGAACAGCATTCGAAGAACACTCGAACAACATTCGAACAACACTCGAAGCGGATTCGAACAACATTCGAAGAAACTGTATAATTAA
- a CDS encoding winged helix-turn-helix transcriptional regulator codes for MPEFFHDSKLYYTPIEFALRHIGGTWKMPILWRLQNKTLRYGELKKDIPHITDKMLTTQLRELEELALVTRTLYAGVPPKVEYTLTEKGMKAIPVIETIMKYGFDLIQEAGIEYPPK; via the coding sequence ATGCCTGAATTCTTTCACGACAGCAAACTATATTATACGCCTATTGAGTTTGCACTCAGACACATCGGCGGTACCTGGAAAATGCCGATACTATGGCGCTTACAAAACAAAACCCTACGCTATGGTGAATTAAAGAAAGATATTCCCCACATTACCGACAAAATGCTTACCACACAACTGAGAGAACTGGAAGAGCTAGCACTCGTAACCCGCACCCTGTATGCAGGTGTACCACCCAAAGTAGAATATACCCTCACAGAAAAAGGAATGAAAGCCATCCCCGTTATCGAAACAATTATGAAATATGGATTTGACCTGATCCAGGAAGCAGGCATCGAATACCCACCCAAATAA
- a CDS encoding winged helix-turn-helix transcriptional regulator, whose translation MKGCPIQTMLSSNKDCNQQLGVAHDILDVLNGKWKMEVILQLLQHEKRRFKDLQTAIPGGVSAKVFMYFWPGSVVKEMKVEFVGSDVDSAY comes from the coding sequence ATGAAAGGATGTCCAATACAGACAATGCTCAGTTCGAACAAGGACTGCAACCAGCAACTGGGAGTCGCACACGACATCCTGGATGTGCTGAATGGCAAGTGGAAAATGGAAGTGATTCTCCAGCTTTTACAACATGAGAAGCGTCGTTTTAAAGACTTACAGACAGCTATTCCAGGTGGGGTTTCTGCCAAGGTATTTATGTACTTTTGGCCTGGTTCAGTGGTAAAGGAAATGAAGGTGGAATTTGTAGGGTCAGATGTTGACTCCGCCTATTGA
- a CDS encoding NAD(P)H-binding protein: MHIVITGSLGNIGKPLTQDLLQQGHRVTVISTNPEKQQDIAALGAKAAIGKLEDVDFLTKTLERADALFAMEPPNFGAPDHIEYYSTIARSYVAAVNAAGVNRIVHLSSWGAHLENGTGFITGSYHAEQIINTLNEVAVTHLRPGSFFTNLYSFVGMIKHAGFIGANYGGDDKVVMVHPRDIATVAAEELVKKESDLVRYVASVDITASAAAKAIGAAIGKPDLQWVTLSDEQVTKALLERGMQPFQVTPLVELGAAIHSGAMRSDYDLHPPKEMGRTTIEEFAKEFSAAF; encoded by the coding sequence ATGCACATTGTTATCACTGGTTCTCTTGGGAACATAGGCAAGCCATTGACGCAGGATTTATTACAGCAGGGACATCGGGTTACTGTCATCAGCACGAATCCCGAAAAGCAACAGGATATAGCAGCGTTGGGTGCAAAGGCCGCTATCGGCAAACTGGAAGATGTTGATTTTCTTACAAAGACTTTGGAAAGAGCAGATGCACTGTTTGCGATGGAGCCACCTAATTTCGGTGCACCTGATCATATTGAATATTATTCCACCATTGCGCGTAGTTATGTGGCGGCTGTAAACGCTGCTGGTGTAAACCGTATTGTACATCTCAGCAGTTGGGGGGCGCATTTAGAAAATGGAACTGGTTTTATTACGGGGTCTTATCATGCAGAGCAGATTATTAATACGCTCAATGAAGTTGCTGTCACACATTTACGTCCCGGTTCATTTTTTACCAACTTGTATAGTTTTGTGGGCATGATCAAACATGCAGGATTTATTGGTGCTAATTATGGTGGTGATGATAAGGTAGTGATGGTACATCCAAGAGATATTGCCACTGTTGCGGCAGAGGAGTTAGTGAAAAAAGAAAGCGATCTGGTACGTTATGTAGCCAGTGTAGATATCACTGCCAGTGCTGCTGCAAAGGCCATCGGTGCAGCAATCGGGAAGCCTGATCTGCAATGGGTCACTTTATCAGATGAGCAGGTAACAAAGGCGCTGTTAGAACGAGGGATGCAACCCTTTCAGGTAACACCATTGGTAGAACTGGGCGCAGCGATTCACAGTGGTGCCATGAGGTCTGATTATGATCTGCATCCACCAAAGGAAATGGGACGTACAACTATTGAAGAATTTGCGAAAGAGTTTTCAGCTGCTTTTTAA
- a CDS encoding AraC family transcriptional regulator has translation MRKSLSLQLMSNHIPTYQLGQLTTNDAQGVFFLGQKPEIPKIAIDQPYRSNFYKLGVCVNGHAEVSINLDTYQVVPGNLVILAPHVIKQWKYMSPEYELADIFFTRDFITTNNHVNPDKFSFFWAGAKGVIDLLSPQPIINSIRFLQQKCLEEQTYKDDVLRNLINSLLYEIAAIYTAASTANLNRGQLLVADFKRLVNTHSMKERSLKFYAEQLFITPKHLTETLREITGKTAGDWISEAVTLEAKVLLQSPSLNISQISDMLHFADQSTFGKFFKNQTGMSPAAYKQGSDF, from the coding sequence TTGAGAAAATCGTTATCATTGCAATTAATGAGCAACCACATTCCTACATATCAACTCGGCCAGCTGACTACCAACGATGCGCAGGGTGTCTTCTTCCTCGGACAAAAGCCGGAGATTCCAAAGATCGCCATCGACCAGCCCTACCGTAGTAACTTTTACAAACTGGGGGTATGTGTAAATGGGCATGCGGAAGTGAGCATCAACCTCGATACCTATCAGGTGGTGCCGGGAAACCTGGTTATTCTGGCTCCTCATGTGATCAAACAATGGAAATACATGTCGCCTGAATATGAGCTGGCAGATATCTTCTTTACAAGAGATTTTATTACCACTAATAATCATGTGAATCCTGATAAATTCAGTTTCTTCTGGGCGGGCGCTAAGGGGGTAATAGATTTACTTTCACCGCAGCCGATCATTAATTCTATCCGGTTTTTGCAACAGAAATGCCTTGAGGAGCAAACTTATAAAGATGATGTACTCCGCAACCTCATCAATAGTTTGCTATATGAAATTGCCGCCATTTATACAGCAGCTTCTACCGCAAACCTGAATAGAGGACAACTATTGGTAGCGGATTTCAAGCGATTGGTCAATACACATTCTATGAAAGAGCGGAGTCTGAAGTTTTATGCAGAGCAACTCTTTATTACCCCTAAACACCTCACAGAAACCCTGAGAGAGATCACTGGTAAAACTGCGGGTGACTGGATCTCCGAAGCCGTTACCCTGGAAGCGAAGGTTTTATTACAGAGCCCTTCCCTGAATATTTCTCAGATTTCAGACATGCTGCATTTTGCAGATCAATCTACTTTTGGTAAGTTTTTCAAAAACCAAACCGGTATGTCACCGGCTGCTTACAAGCAAGGTTCCGACTTTTAA
- a CDS encoding ATP-binding protein has translation MIIRRLEDKIKQTLQRIPSVALMGPRQIGKTTLALNISEGIPSVYLDLENSLDLERVADINTFHEQNSDKLIILDEVQRKPEMFTSLRGIIDTERRKGKKSGHFLFLGSASIDLLQQSSESLAGRIAYIELNGIDALEYSGALNTLWLRGGFPESLLSSNDKNSLDWRRDFIRTYLERDIPQLGPRIPAHSLERFWTMLAHSQGGVVNSSQLARSLEVSATTVNRYLDLMVDLLLVRRLQPWTFNIGKRLVRSPKIYIRDSGITHALLNIVAYNDLLSHPVVGGSWEGFVIENLLSVLPANALPYYYGTPGGAEIDLVLEFSGNEKWAIEIKRSSSPALSKGFHIACDDIKADRRFVVYAGDHRFTMRENIVAIPIQELMQELLNRH, from the coding sequence ATGATAATTCGCAGATTAGAAGATAAAATAAAGCAAACGCTACAGCGTATTCCATCTGTTGCATTGATGGGGCCACGCCAGATTGGTAAAACGACCCTTGCGCTAAATATTTCTGAGGGAATACCATCAGTGTATCTAGATTTGGAGAACTCGCTTGATTTGGAAAGGGTTGCAGATATAAATACTTTCCATGAACAAAATAGCGATAAATTAATCATTCTTGACGAGGTGCAGCGTAAGCCTGAAATGTTTACCTCTTTAAGAGGTATTATTGATACTGAGCGCCGCAAGGGCAAAAAATCAGGACATTTTCTTTTCCTTGGTTCTGCTTCCATTGATCTTTTACAACAATCCAGCGAATCTCTGGCCGGTCGGATTGCTTATATTGAACTAAATGGAATTGATGCACTTGAATATTCTGGTGCATTAAATACACTTTGGTTAAGAGGTGGATTTCCAGAAAGTCTGCTTTCAAGTAATGATAAAAATAGTCTCGATTGGCGTCGCGATTTCATTCGTACCTATTTAGAGAGAGACATACCTCAATTGGGACCACGTATTCCGGCACACTCCCTGGAGCGTTTCTGGACAATGCTGGCACACAGCCAAGGTGGTGTGGTAAATTCCTCACAACTAGCCAGAAGTCTGGAAGTATCAGCTACTACGGTCAATCGTTATCTCGACCTCATGGTTGATTTACTACTTGTAAGGCGTCTGCAGCCATGGACTTTTAATATTGGAAAACGTCTTGTACGCTCTCCCAAAATTTACATCCGTGACAGCGGCATCACACATGCATTATTAAACATTGTTGCTTACAATGATTTGCTTAGCCATCCGGTCGTAGGTGGTAGCTGGGAAGGTTTTGTAATTGAGAATTTACTTTCGGTACTTCCAGCTAATGCTTTGCCTTACTATTATGGCACTCCGGGTGGTGCTGAAATAGATCTTGTACTGGAGTTCTCGGGCAATGAGAAATGGGCGATAGAAATTAAAAGAAGTTCATCGCCTGCATTATCAAAAGGATTTCATATTGCATGCGATGATATCAAAGCAGATCGTCGTTTCGTAGTGTATGCAGGTGATCACCGCTTTACAATGCGGGAAAATATAGTTGCTATTCCAATTCAGGAGTTAATGCAAGAGTTACTTAATCGTCATTAA
- a CDS encoding helix-turn-helix transcriptional regulator, which translates to MYTLVSSRTGNMAFRVSRLEEGALLQEQKGYNYYSILLVTKGSGQLYEYTFQENTLLALGLYQPFQVKGDIEGVLINFHPDFFCIYQHEEEVACNGVLFNNIYAPPLMQLQVDEMASLMNIVRQIEQEMSRPALAQYEVVMAFLKIFLINASRMKLERQEVVVPVGNEPFILQSLKDAIEQYYRREHSPGYYAGLLNITPKALNKLSKTHFNRTLGHLIAERIMTEAKRELYMTAKPVKRIAFELGFNDEFYFSRFFKNNAEVSPLVYRETLVYGTGQ; encoded by the coding sequence ATGTATACATTGGTCAGTTCGCGGACGGGTAATATGGCTTTCAGGGTGTCTCGCCTTGAAGAAGGGGCGTTATTGCAGGAACAGAAAGGATATAATTATTATTCTATCCTGCTGGTGACAAAGGGAAGCGGACAGCTGTATGAATATACTTTCCAGGAGAATACGTTGTTGGCGTTGGGGTTGTATCAGCCTTTTCAGGTGAAAGGGGATATTGAAGGTGTGTTGATCAATTTTCATCCTGACTTTTTTTGTATTTATCAACATGAGGAGGAAGTGGCTTGCAATGGTGTATTGTTTAATAATATCTATGCGCCACCGTTGATGCAATTGCAGGTGGATGAAATGGCGTCTTTGATGAATATTGTGAGACAGATAGAACAGGAGATGTCGCGACCGGCATTGGCACAGTATGAGGTGGTGATGGCGTTTTTGAAGATCTTCCTGATCAATGCATCCAGGATGAAGTTGGAAAGGCAGGAAGTGGTGGTGCCTGTAGGTAATGAGCCTTTTATTTTGCAATCATTGAAGGATGCAATTGAGCAATATTATAGAAGGGAACATAGTCCGGGGTATTATGCAGGGTTATTAAATATTACACCGAAGGCGTTGAATAAATTGAGCAAAACGCATTTTAACAGAACCCTTGGTCATCTGATTGCGGAGAGGATTATGACGGAGGCGAAACGGGAATTGTATATGACTGCGAAGCCGGTGAAGCGGATTGCATTTGAGTTGGGGTTTAATGATGAGTTTTATTTTAGCAGGTTTTTTAAGAATAATGCAGAGGTGTCACCATTGGTGTATCGGGAAACGCTCGTGTATGGAACGGGACAATAA
- a CDS encoding nuclear transport factor 2 family protein — translation MKFTLETALQKVQKAEDAWNSKDPERISLAYTVDTEWRNRHEFINGREAVKTFLQRKWERELDYKLKKELWAFMDNRIAVRFEYEWHDAQGQWFRSYGNENWEFDENGLMQRRFASINDLAIAASERKLF, via the coding sequence ATGAAATTTACATTAGAAACAGCCTTACAAAAGGTACAGAAAGCAGAAGACGCCTGGAATTCAAAAGATCCTGAACGCATAAGTTTAGCTTATACCGTGGATACTGAATGGCGTAACCGGCATGAATTCATTAATGGCCGGGAAGCAGTCAAAACATTCTTGCAGCGCAAGTGGGAACGGGAACTGGATTATAAATTAAAGAAAGAATTGTGGGCGTTTATGGATAACCGCATAGCGGTACGATTTGAATATGAATGGCATGATGCACAGGGACAATGGTTCCGGAGTTATGGTAATGAGAATTGGGAGTTTGATGAGAACGGGTTGATGCAAAGACGATTTGCCAGTATAAATGATTTGGCGATTGCAGCATCGGAGCGTAAACTTTTCTAA
- a CDS encoding helix-turn-helix transcriptional regulator, which produces MQHIPIRTNTSFSIRDINDYMSGQDMIQSLHRHDFYYLLVLEKGAGTHSIDFTDYTITDHSIFLLRPGQVHAIHLHSSSTGYLLQFNQSFDPSPLLHTAAQQNFYQLENTLAICTQIFEEFTHSKEKYEDVIKSLLHIFFIHLLRTQKTLTANDELHTLQTLIATHITTHKQVADYAAMLHLSSYQLNAITKSALGKTCSALINDHIILEAKRQLLATKNLVNEISWALGYEDVSYFIRFFKKHTGHTPESFRQNFK; this is translated from the coding sequence ATGCAACACATCCCCATCAGAACAAATACAAGTTTTAGCATCCGGGATATCAACGATTATATGTCCGGTCAGGATATGATTCAATCGCTCCACCGTCATGATTTCTACTATTTGTTAGTGCTGGAAAAAGGCGCAGGTACACATAGTATTGACTTCACAGATTATACGATTACCGACCATTCCATCTTCCTCCTTCGCCCCGGCCAGGTGCATGCCATCCACCTACATTCCAGCAGCACAGGGTATCTATTACAATTTAATCAAAGCTTCGATCCCAGTCCTTTATTGCACACTGCTGCACAGCAAAACTTTTATCAACTGGAAAACACACTTGCTATATGCACGCAAATCTTTGAAGAATTTACCCATTCCAAAGAAAAATACGAAGATGTCATAAAATCATTACTACACATATTTTTCATCCATCTGCTTCGCACACAAAAAACCCTCACTGCCAATGATGAGTTACATACCTTACAGACGCTCATTGCTACTCATATCACCACACATAAACAGGTAGCAGATTACGCCGCCATGCTACACTTATCCTCATATCAACTCAACGCCATTACCAAATCAGCCCTCGGCAAGACATGCTCTGCCCTGATCAATGACCACATCATCCTCGAAGCCAAACGCCAACTTCTGGCCACGAAGAACCTTGTCAATGAAATCTCCTGGGCACTAGGCTACGAAGACGTTTCCTACTTTATTCGTTTCTTCAAAAAACATACAGGTCATACCCCCGAATCCTTCCGTCAAAACTTTAAATAG
- a CDS encoding class I SAM-dependent methyltransferase: MTNEQYKTRWDNRYRETDFAYGKTPNLFFKEWLDRLEKGSLLMPADGEGRNGVYAAAKGWQVTSTDLSPEGKIKALQLAGELNTNLTYIIGDLETIKFEPASFDAIGLIYAHFLPDKKSILHRQLDTYLKPGGIIIFEAFSKNHKANAQVGGPTEIAWLFSEEEIKQDFSDYEILLLKEEVVGLEEGKYHNGEGTVIRFVGRKKAV, from the coding sequence ATGACAAACGAGCAATACAAAACAAGATGGGATAACCGCTATCGCGAAACTGATTTCGCCTATGGCAAAACACCGAATCTATTCTTCAAAGAATGGTTAGATCGGCTTGAAAAAGGCAGCCTCCTCATGCCCGCAGATGGCGAAGGCCGAAATGGTGTATACGCAGCGGCAAAAGGTTGGCAGGTAACCTCTACAGACCTGAGTCCGGAAGGGAAAATCAAAGCACTGCAACTAGCCGGTGAATTAAATACGAATCTTACTTACATCATAGGCGATCTCGAAACTATCAAATTTGAGCCTGCATCATTTGATGCCATCGGTTTGATTTATGCACATTTTCTTCCTGATAAGAAATCAATTTTACATCGTCAGTTAGATACCTATTTAAAACCCGGTGGCATTATCATCTTTGAAGCATTTAGTAAAAACCACAAAGCGAATGCACAGGTAGGAGGGCCTACAGAAATAGCATGGCTTTTCTCGGAAGAGGAGATAAAACAGGATTTTTCTGATTATGAAATATTACTATTGAAAGAAGAAGTGGTAGGGTTGGAAGAAGGGAAGTATCACAATGGAGAGGGAACAGTAATAAGATTTGTAGGAAGAAAAAAGGCCGTCTAG
- a CDS encoding SDR family oxidoreductase: MRVFLTGATGFIGSAIVKELLKAGHYPIGLARTDAAVQKLEAAGVEVHRGHLEDLESIKSGAAKADAIIHTGFIHDFANFKKYCELDRQVIGAMGEVVKGPIVVASGTALIARGTVTTEQDQPLVSTDVIPRIATEEAVAAVVARGGNASLVRLTPTVHAAGDQGFIPIIINAAKTGGAAFYIGEGQNRWPAVHRNDAARLFVLAMEQSTPGAIYHAVAEEGITTKELAGVMAKHLDIPLKSIPAEEAGAGMGLLGMMWSMDQPSSGKVTQEKLGWQPKEVGLIEDMEENYFK; the protein is encoded by the coding sequence ATGCGGGTATTTTTGACCGGCGCTACGGGCTTTATTGGCTCAGCCATTGTAAAGGAATTATTAAAGGCAGGGCATTATCCGATTGGATTGGCACGTACCGATGCCGCTGTGCAGAAACTGGAAGCTGCAGGTGTGGAGGTACATAGAGGACACCTGGAAGATCTGGAAAGTATTAAAAGTGGGGCGGCAAAGGCAGATGCTATAATACATACCGGGTTTATTCATGACTTTGCTAATTTTAAGAAATATTGTGAGCTGGACCGGCAGGTGATCGGGGCGATGGGCGAAGTTGTAAAAGGGCCTATAGTTGTGGCGTCAGGAACGGCGTTGATTGCCAGGGGAACTGTAACTACGGAGCAAGATCAACCACTGGTTAGTACAGATGTAATTCCCCGAATTGCTACAGAAGAGGCGGTTGCTGCTGTGGTGGCGCGTGGAGGAAATGCTTCTCTCGTGAGATTGACGCCTACTGTGCATGCTGCTGGTGATCAGGGATTTATTCCGATTATTATCAATGCCGCAAAGACAGGTGGTGCCGCTTTTTATATTGGTGAAGGGCAGAATAGATGGCCAGCGGTACATCGGAATGATGCGGCCAGGTTGTTTGTTCTGGCGATGGAGCAATCTACCCCGGGGGCGATATATCATGCGGTGGCGGAAGAAGGTATTACAACGAAGGAACTGGCGGGTGTGATGGCGAAGCACCTGGATATTCCTTTGAAGAGTATTCCAGCGGAAGAGGCAGGTGCGGGCATGGGACTTTTGGGGATGATGTGGTCTATGGATCAGCCAAGTTCAGGTAAGGTGACGCAGGAGAAATTGGGATGGCAGCCGAAGGAGGTGGGATTGATTGAGGATATGGAGGAGAATTATTTTAAGTAA
- a CDS encoding Crp/Fnr family transcriptional regulator → MFDRLEALLTAQHSFTPEELQEINSRTLVRKVRRKQLLLQEGEICQYKMFVAEGLLKTYYIKDDGSEHILGFATEGSWTTDGQSLKNQTVSKLNIEAMEDSVVLLWTHEHISHLVKTIPGLKAYTQDLISRSLYSSYERILSNISATSEEKYQEFVNKFPDLLNRVPLHLIASFLGVSRETLSRIRHAQMKQSH, encoded by the coding sequence ATGTTTGATCGTCTGGAAGCATTATTAACTGCGCAACATTCCTTTACACCTGAAGAGTTACAGGAAATCAATTCGCGTACATTAGTCAGAAAAGTACGCAGAAAACAACTCCTGCTCCAGGAAGGAGAGATATGTCAATATAAAATGTTTGTGGCCGAAGGCCTGCTCAAGACATATTATATAAAGGACGACGGTTCCGAGCATATCCTCGGATTCGCCACCGAAGGCAGCTGGACTACTGACGGCCAAAGCCTTAAGAACCAAACGGTGTCAAAGCTGAATATTGAAGCCATGGAAGATTCCGTTGTTTTATTATGGACACATGAGCACATCAGCCATTTGGTCAAAACCATTCCGGGTTTAAAAGCCTATACGCAAGATCTCATCAGCCGAAGCCTCTATTCCAGTTACGAAAGGATCCTGAGTAATATCAGTGCGACTTCCGAAGAGAAATACCAGGAGTTTGTGAATAAGTTTCCTGATTTACTTAATAGAGTACCGCTTCATCTGATCGCTTCTTTCCTTGGCGTATCGAGAGAAACCCTCAGCAGAATCCGCCATGCCCAAATGAAACAATCTCACTAA